Proteins co-encoded in one Acidimicrobiales bacterium genomic window:
- a CDS encoding TIGR03618 family F420-dependent PPOX class oxidoreductase, which yields MPSRRDLIRMSAEEVDAFLAGRHSMSVATVGPGGAIHLVAMWYGFLDGAPAFWTYARSQKVRNLERDPRCTCLVEAGEAYGDLRGVELVGRGEVLADRAAVLAVGRSVWERYTGPWDDAAAAAVAAVGAKRVAVRLDVERVVSWDHTKLGGTY from the coding sequence ATGCCGTCCCGGCGGGACCTGATCCGCATGTCGGCCGAGGAGGTCGACGCCTTCCTCGCCGGCCGGCACTCGATGAGCGTCGCCACCGTCGGCCCCGGCGGCGCCATCCACCTCGTGGCCATGTGGTACGGCTTCCTCGACGGCGCGCCGGCGTTCTGGACCTACGCCAGGAGCCAGAAGGTGCGCAACCTGGAGCGCGACCCCCGGTGCACGTGCCTGGTCGAGGCGGGCGAGGCGTACGGCGACCTTCGCGGGGTGGAGCTGGTCGGGCGGGGCGAGGTGCTGGCCGACCGGGCGGCCGTGCTGGCCGTCGGCCGGAGCGTGTGGGAGCGCTACACGGGGCCGTGGGACGACGCCGCGGCGGCCGCCGTCGCCGCCGTGGGGGCCAAGCGGGTGGCCGTCCGCCTGGACGTCGAGCGGGTCGTCTCCTGGGACCACACCAAGCTG